One genomic region from Anguilla rostrata isolate EN2019 chromosome 2, ASM1855537v3, whole genome shotgun sequence encodes:
- the si:ch1073-13h15.3 gene encoding inactive all-trans-retinol 13,14-reductase, translated as MWLLLFLAWLVVWACGTYWYLFGKPSPFSLDSVRPPGPRVYDQKLRDKVLKQGFSADKVPKDLDAIVIGSGIGGMTAAATLAKLGKKVLVLEQHDQAGGCCHTYLEKGFEFDVGLHYIGQLHENSLFRIAMDQLTEGQLEFVELEQHFDTIVIGQGDDRRDYHIYSGKTDMAERLKKQFPNDTAAIDAFFHIMKVSAKKTHYLATLKLIPLWLALFLLKSRIAHFFSSVFRLSSASATEVNDSLTSNKDLHIIFSYFFYGVPPRDSSTVINALLLHHYKRGAYYPRGGASEIPYHMTHVIQKPGGNVLVRASVNRILVNEDGAAYGVTVRKGKEDVEVRAPVVISNTGVFTTFEKLLPPEVSSKPEIQDRLDMMKHGRGSFLVFMGFNATQEELDIVPTNYWLFKNNDMDSMIDDFFNLSKEEVADNIPMMFITFPSAKDPTAKIRHPGKSCMTLLTMVKYEWFEEWKDSTVRKRGDDYYNYKMSIANKLFEWACIHFPKLKDKVAFMDAATPLTNTHYLGAQRGAMYSAEHNLSRFEPEAVARNRCSTPVKNLFISGQDVFSCGIAGAMHGGLLCACTVLDHIIYIDLLFLKKKLKRKKARELAKAAKKLE; from the exons ATGTGGCTGCTGTTGTTCTTGGCATGGCTCGTCGTTTGGGCCTGCGGGACCTACTGGTACCTTTTCGGGAAGCCCAGCCCGTTCTCTTTGGACTCGGTGAGGCCTCCGGGGCCACGTGTGTATGACCAGAAGTTGAGGGACAAGGTGCTTAAACAAG GATTCAGTGCTGACAAAGTGCCAAAGGACCTGGACGCCATTGTCATTGGTAGTGGAATCGGTGGGATGACGGCTGCAGCGACCTTAGCAAAATTGGGAAAGAAGGTTCTGGTACTGGAGCAACACGACCAGGCCGGTGGCTGCTGCCACACCTACTTGGAGAAGGGCTTTGAGTTTGATGTTG ggcTTCACTACATCGGCCAGCTGCATGAGAACAGTCTGTTTCGCATTGCCATGGACCAGCTCACGGAGGGGCAGCTGGAGTTTGTGGAACTGGAGCAGCACTTTGACACCATCGTCATCGGCCAGGGTGACGACCGGCGAGACTACCACATCTACAGCGGCAAAACCGACATGGCAGAGCGCCTGAAGAAGCAGTTCCCAAATGACACCGCGGCCATCGACGCTTTCTTCCATATCATGAAG GTCTCAGCCAAGAAGACCCACTACCTGGCCACACTGAAGCTGATCCCACTCTGGCTGGCTCTGTTCTTGCTCAAGTCCCGCATTGCCCATTTCTTTTCGTCCGTCTTCAGGCTGTCCAGCGCTAGCGCTACGGAAGTGAATGACAGCCTGACGAGCAATAAGGACCTTCACATCATCTTCTCCTACTTCTTCTATG GTGTGCCCCCCAGAGACTCCAGCACGGTCATCAACGCCTTGCTCCTGCACCACTACAAGCGAGGGGCGTATTACCCACGGGGAGGGGCCAGCGAGATCCCGTATCACATGACCCACGTCATCCAGAAACCAGGGGGCAATGTGCTAGTCAGGGCGTCTGTCAACCGCATTCTGGTGAACGAGGACGGCGCAGCGTACG GTGTGACAGTGAGGAAGGGCAAAGAGGACGTGGAGGTGCGGGCCCCCGTGGTCATCTCCAACACCGGCGTATTTACTACCTTTGAGAAGCTTCTTCCGCCTGAGGTCAGCTCCAAGCCAG AAATTCAAGATCGCCTTGATATGATGAAACATGGCAGGGGGTCCTTCTTGGTTTTTATGGGATTCAATGCAACGCAAGAGGAGCTGGATATTGTACCAACAAACTACTGGCTCTTCAAAAACAATGACATGGACAGCAT GATCGACGACTTTTTCAATCTGAGCAAAGAAGAGGTGGCAGACAATATTCCCATGATGTTCATCACATTTCCCTCTGCCAAAGATCCCACTGCAAAAATCCGCCACCCGG GGAAATCGTGCATGACCCTCCTGACCATGGTGAAGTATGAGTGGTTCGAGGAGTGGAAGGACTCCACcgtgaggaagagaggggacGACTATTACAATTACAAGATGAGCATCGCTAACAAGCTGTTTGAGTGGGCCTGCATCCACTTCCCCAAGCTCAAAGATAAG GTGGCATTCATGGATGCAGCCACACCCCTGACAAATACACACTACTTGGGCGCCCAACGCGGAGCTATGTATTCAGCTGAGCACAACCTGTCCAGATTCGAACCCGAGGCGGTGGCCAGAAACAGGTGCTCCACACCTGTCAAGAACCTCTTTATCTCAG GCCAGGATGTGTTCAGCTGTGGAATAGCTGGGGCAATGCATGGGGGTCTCCTGTGTGCTTGCACGGTCCTTGACCACATTATCTACATCGACCTTCTTTTCCTCAAGAAGAAGCTAAAGAGGAAGAAGGCAAGAGAGTTAGCCAAGGCAGCCAAGAAGCTTGAGTAA
- the gngt2b gene encoding guanine nucleotide-binding protein G(I)/G(S)/G(O) subunit gamma-T2b, with protein sequence MARDMSDKDVLKMELDQLKKELKTQREPVSTTAKEIVEWVDSQSADDPLIKGVSEEANPYKPEKGGCIIT encoded by the exons ATGGCACGGGACATGTCAGATAAGGATGTCCTCAAGATGGAGTTGGACCAGCTGAAGAAGGAGCTGAAGACCCAGAGAGAACCG GTCTCAACCACGGCCAAAGAGATCGTTGAATGGGTGGACAGCCAGTCTGCTGATGACCCCCTGATCAAAGGTGTCTCAGAGGAGGCAAACCCCTACAAGCCGGAGAAGGGCGGCTGCATAATAACTTAG